The Microbacterium limosum sequence CGACGCTGCGCTTCCGGCGCGCCTGGAACCCGGCCCAGCGCTCGTGGAGACGCTGGTTGCCGGCGTGGCCTCGCGCCCGGGCTGCGGCGCTGGCGCGGTCCCATCGGGCGCGCATGATCGGCGAGGTGGGCCGGTAGATCGGCCGGTGGTGCCAAGCCGCTTCGATCAGTAGCCGTCGGGCGTGGCCGTTGCCGGTCTTGGTGATCCCGCCCAGTGCGCGTGACGCCCCGGATGAGGACTCCGACGGGGTCAGGCCGACATAGGCGCCGATGCGGTGCCCGTCCAGCCGGGTCCAGTCGCCGATCTCGACCGCGAGCCCGAACCCGGTCAGCGTCGAGACTCCTCGCAGGCAGCAGAGCCGGTTCACGACGTCGGTGAACTCGCTGTCCGCGGCCATGCGGATGATCGCCGCGTCAAGACGGTCCCGCCGGTCGACGGCCTGGATCATCGCCTCGTAGGCGGCATCGAACGCGGCCTGCAGCCCGACCAGCTCGAACCGCTGCGATCGCAGCCAGGTGTCGTGCGCGACCGTCCATGCCTTCCCGCCCGCGTACTGGATGCCCTGCCGCAGCAACAGCTTGCTGACCCGGTGACGGGCGGACATCAGATCGCCGCGCGCATCCTCGCGGGCGCGCACCAGATCCCTGGCGGCCTCA is a genomic window containing:
- a CDS encoding IS110 family transposase, which translates into the protein MSERTSVGLDVHARSVVAAAIDEQTGELVQRRMGSSTEEIVAWVTGLPGPVAATYEAGPTGFGLARALTASGVRCVVAAPSKLQRPVGDRVKTDARDAVHLARLLRLGEIVEVVVPSVESEAARDLVRAREDARGDLMSARHRVSKLLLRQGIQYAGGKAWTVAHDTWLRSQRFELVGLQAAFDAAYEAMIQAVDRRDRLDAAIIRMAADSEFTDVVNRLCCLRGVSTLTGFGLAVEIGDWTRLDGHRIGAYVGLTPSESSSGASRALGGITKTGNGHARRLLIEAAWHHRPIYRPTSPIMRARWDRASAAARARGHAGNQRLHERWAGFQARRKRSVVANAAIARELAGWCWSLAVMT